One genomic segment of Agromyces intestinalis includes these proteins:
- a CDS encoding aldo/keto reductase — protein sequence MHQRLLGDGLRVSAIGLGAMGMSAYYGPSDEQESIATLRHAVDSGVTFIDTAEAYGPFANEQLIGRALKGRFDEITIATKASAETDDDGTIHGRNGTPAYIKRAAERSLRHLGTEVIDLYYLHRVDPAVPIEESVGAMAELVQEGKVRHLGLSEVSGRTMRRAHAVHPIAAVQSEFSLFARDILDNDEKATADELGIGFVAFSPLGRGVLTDGIRSLDDLAPDDDRRYLPRFQADAFAANRRLVERVETIAAEFGATVAQVALAWVLSEGVVPIPGTRHRARLDENAGAADLTLDDETRRRLAEAFPPSEIVGSRDGIDAPAGVDR from the coding sequence ATGCACCAGCGACTTCTCGGCGACGGACTCCGCGTCTCGGCCATCGGCCTCGGCGCGATGGGCATGAGCGCCTACTACGGTCCAAGCGACGAACAGGAGTCGATCGCGACTCTGCGCCACGCCGTCGACTCGGGCGTCACCTTCATCGACACGGCCGAGGCGTACGGCCCGTTCGCCAACGAGCAGCTCATCGGTCGGGCCCTGAAGGGGCGCTTCGACGAGATCACGATCGCGACGAAGGCGTCGGCCGAGACCGACGACGACGGCACGATCCACGGTCGCAACGGCACCCCCGCCTACATCAAGCGAGCCGCCGAGCGATCACTGCGCCACCTCGGCACCGAGGTGATCGACCTCTACTACCTGCACCGGGTCGACCCCGCCGTCCCGATCGAGGAGAGCGTGGGGGCGATGGCCGAACTCGTGCAGGAGGGCAAGGTGCGCCACCTCGGCCTGTCGGAGGTCTCGGGGCGCACGATGCGTCGCGCGCACGCGGTGCACCCGATCGCCGCCGTGCAGTCGGAGTTCTCGCTGTTCGCCCGCGACATCCTCGACAACGACGAGAAGGCGACCGCCGACGAGCTCGGCATCGGGTTCGTCGCGTTCTCGCCGCTCGGGCGAGGCGTGCTCACCGACGGCATCCGCAGCCTCGACGACCTCGCCCCCGACGATGACCGCCGGTACCTGCCGCGCTTCCAGGCCGACGCGTTCGCCGCGAACCGACGGCTCGTCGAACGCGTCGAGACCATCGCCGCCGAGTTCGGCGCGACGGTCGCACAGGTCGCCCTCGCCTGGGTGCTGTCGGAGGGCGTCGTGCCGATCCCGGGCACGCGTCATCGCGCGCGACTCGACGAGAACGCCGGCGCCGCCGACCTCACCCTCGACGACGAGACGCGCCGGCGGTTGGCCGAGGCGTTCCCGCCGTCGGAGATCGTCGGCTCGCGCGACGGCATCGATGCGCCGGCGGGCGTGGACCGCTGA
- a CDS encoding beta-ketoacyl-ACP reductase — MTTSRTVLVTGGNRGIGYAIAEEFLAQGHRVAVTARSGEGPAGALTVRADVTDAESIDRAFSEIEAELGPVEVVVANAGITRDTLLLRMSEDDFETVVDTNLTGAFRVIKRASKGMLKARFGRIVLISSVVGLYGSPGQVNYAASKAGLVGIARSITRELGGRGITANVVAPGFIRTDMTDELPAEQQQEYLRSIPAGRFAEPSEVAKVVTWVAGDDAAYISGAVIPVDGGLGMGH; from the coding sequence ATGACGACGAGCCGCACGGTGCTGGTGACCGGGGGAAACCGGGGGATCGGGTATGCGATCGCCGAGGAGTTCCTCGCGCAGGGTCACCGCGTCGCGGTCACCGCCCGCTCGGGTGAGGGTCCCGCCGGCGCGCTGACGGTGCGGGCCGACGTGACCGACGCCGAGTCGATCGACCGGGCGTTCTCCGAGATCGAGGCCGAGCTCGGCCCGGTCGAGGTCGTCGTGGCCAACGCCGGCATCACGCGCGACACCCTGCTGCTGCGGATGAGCGAGGACGACTTCGAAACCGTCGTCGACACGAACCTCACGGGCGCGTTCCGGGTCATCAAGCGTGCGTCGAAAGGCATGCTGAAGGCCCGGTTCGGCCGCATCGTGCTGATCTCGAGCGTCGTCGGCCTCTACGGCTCGCCCGGCCAGGTCAACTACGCGGCGTCGAAGGCGGGTCTCGTGGGCATCGCCCGCTCGATCACCCGCGAGCTCGGCGGCCGCGGCATCACCGCGAACGTCGTCGCGCCGGGCTTCATCCGCACCGACATGACCGACGAACTGCCCGCCGAGCAGCAGCAGGAATACCTGCGCAGCATCCCGGCGGGCCGGTTCGCCGAGCCGTCCGAGGTGGCGAAGGTCGTGACCTGGGTCGCGGGTGACGACGCCGCCTACATCTCGGGTGCGGTCATCCCGGTCGACGGCGGCCTCGGCATGGGGCACTAG
- the serB gene encoding phosphoserine phosphatase SerB, with amino-acid sequence MSGAIAAGSAGPLVVLDADSTLIREEAIELLADAAGSLELVAAVTERAMRGELDFAQSLRERVATLAGLDASVFAQVRERMTPTDGVQELIDTVHRAGGRVGVVSGGFHELLDPLAERLGLDFCRANRLELDTSGRLTGRVDGPIVDAEAKAAALVEWAELAGVPRGRTIAVGDGANDLRMLATAALGVAFCAKPVVRAQADVSIDRPDLSQVLALAGLRG; translated from the coding sequence GTGAGCGGCGCGATCGCCGCCGGCTCCGCCGGCCCGCTCGTCGTGCTCGACGCCGATTCGACCCTGATCCGCGAGGAGGCGATCGAGCTGCTCGCCGACGCGGCCGGGTCACTCGAGCTGGTCGCGGCGGTCACCGAGCGGGCGATGCGCGGCGAGCTCGACTTCGCGCAGAGCCTGCGCGAGCGGGTGGCCACGCTCGCCGGCCTGGATGCCTCGGTGTTCGCGCAGGTGCGCGAGCGCATGACCCCCACCGACGGCGTGCAGGAGCTGATCGACACCGTGCACCGCGCAGGCGGGCGCGTCGGGGTGGTCTCGGGCGGATTCCACGAGTTGCTCGACCCGCTCGCCGAGCGCCTCGGCCTCGACTTCTGCCGGGCGAACCGGCTCGAGCTCGATACATCCGGCCGTCTGACCGGGCGCGTCGACGGGCCGATCGTCGACGCCGAGGCCAAGGCCGCCGCACTCGTCGAGTGGGCCGAGCTGGCGGGCGTGCCCCGCGGTCGCACCATCGCCGTCGGCGACGGCGCGAACGACCTGCGCATGCTCGCCACCGCAGCGCTCGGCGTCGCGTTCTGCGCGAAGCCCGTGGTGCGCGCGCAGGCGGATGTCTCGATCGATCGCCCCGACCTCTCGCAGGTGCTGGCGCTGGCGGGCCTGCGCGGCTGA
- a CDS encoding YceI family protein produces the protein MTTTATTIEIPGYRAGTWVIDPTHSEVGFSIRHLMISKVKGKFERFEATFVTAEDPLQSSVTASAEVASINTNEPNRDGHLRTGDFFSADEFPTIDFVSTGVRVVDGEFKVDGDLTIKGVTKPVTFDFDFGGFGGDPYGNYKAGASAKTVVNREDFGLTWNAALETGGMLLGDQVTITLELQAALQQ, from the coding sequence ATGACGACCACCGCCACGACCATCGAGATCCCCGGCTACCGCGCCGGCACCTGGGTCATCGACCCGACCCACAGCGAGGTCGGCTTCAGCATCCGCCACCTCATGATCAGCAAGGTCAAGGGCAAGTTCGAGCGCTTCGAGGCCACCTTCGTCACCGCCGAGGACCCGCTTCAGTCGAGTGTCACCGCGTCGGCCGAGGTCGCCTCGATCAACACCAACGAGCCCAACCGCGACGGCCACCTGCGCACGGGCGACTTCTTCTCGGCCGATGAGTTCCCGACCATCGACTTCGTCTCGACCGGCGTGCGCGTCGTCGACGGCGAGTTCAAGGTCGACGGCGACCTCACCATCAAGGGCGTCACCAAGCCCGTGACGTTCGACTTCGACTTCGGCGGCTTCGGCGGCGACCCGTACGGCAACTACAAGGCCGGCGCCAGTGCGAAGACCGTCGTGAACCGCGAGGACTTCGGCCTCACCTGGAACGCGGCTCTCGAGACCGGTGGCATGCTGCTGGGCGACCAGGTCACGATCACGCTCGAGCTGCAGGCTGCGCTGCAGCAGTAG
- a CDS encoding DUF3099 domain-containing protein: MKSQQHTITSLPPSPEEERRARMVKYTIAMSIRVVCIVLMLFVQGWWLAVFAAGAIFLPYIAVVLANVGSQRGGEVAAPTLALTDGRPAPAHEADAAADADPAAPAEPGAAL; this comes from the coding sequence ATGAAGTCGCAGCAGCACACGATCACCTCGCTGCCGCCCTCCCCCGAGGAGGAGCGCCGCGCGCGGATGGTGAAGTACACGATCGCGATGTCGATCCGGGTCGTGTGCATCGTGCTCATGCTCTTCGTGCAGGGCTGGTGGCTTGCGGTGTTCGCCGCCGGAGCGATCTTCCTGCCGTACATCGCGGTCGTGCTCGCGAACGTCGGCTCCCAGCGCGGCGGCGAGGTCGCCGCGCCCACGCTCGCGCTGACCGACGGGCGCCCGGCTCCGGCGCACGAGGCGGATGCCGCGGCCGACGCCGATCCGGCTGCTCCCGCCGAGCCGGGAGCAGCGCTGTGA
- a CDS encoding SURF1 family protein — protein MSEWAFLRSGRWAGYLALVIVFAIVCCALGTWQLNRRAEALAEVARIDANYDGASMPITDALPDLAAFDVDQRWQKVELSGEYLPGDEVVVRNRPYQGSSGYEVVTPFRLDDGTIFFVDRGWVPQADEGGPAEYAPAPTGHVEQVARLKAGEPRIAGRTTVGDEVATIDLAELSERVGEPSYTGAYGLLVHETSARDHAPVAALRPVRDEGPHLSYALQWFVFALLGFIGLAWAANQERKGLAEASVSVERTERTERATKPAREPRTRSDADIEDEILDRR, from the coding sequence ATGAGCGAATGGGCCTTCCTCCGGTCAGGGCGCTGGGCCGGCTACCTCGCCCTCGTGATCGTCTTCGCGATCGTCTGCTGTGCGCTCGGCACCTGGCAGCTCAATCGTCGCGCCGAGGCGCTCGCCGAGGTCGCGCGCATCGACGCCAACTACGACGGCGCGTCGATGCCGATCACCGACGCGCTGCCCGACCTCGCCGCGTTCGACGTCGACCAGCGCTGGCAGAAGGTCGAGCTGTCGGGCGAGTACCTGCCGGGCGACGAAGTGGTCGTGCGCAACCGTCCCTACCAGGGCAGCTCGGGATACGAGGTCGTCACGCCGTTCCGACTCGACGACGGCACGATCTTCTTCGTCGACCGCGGCTGGGTTCCGCAGGCAGACGAGGGCGGCCCCGCCGAGTACGCGCCGGCGCCCACCGGGCACGTCGAGCAGGTCGCGCGGCTGAAGGCCGGCGAGCCGCGCATCGCGGGCCGCACGACGGTCGGCGACGAGGTCGCCACGATCGATCTCGCCGAGCTGAGCGAGCGGGTCGGCGAGCCGAGCTACACCGGAGCGTACGGACTGCTCGTGCACGAGACATCCGCTCGTGATCACGCGCCCGTGGCCGCGCTGCGACCGGTGCGCGACGAAGGTCCGCACCTGTCGTACGCGTTGCAGTGGTTCGTGTTCGCGCTGCTCGGCTTCATCGGCCTCGCCTGGGCGGCGAATCAGGAGCGCAAGGGCCTCGCCGAGGCATCCGTCTCCGTCGAGCGCACTGAGCGCACCGAGCGCGCGACCAAGCCCGCGCGTGAACCGCGCACGCGCAGCGACGCCGACATCGAGGACGAGATCCTCGACCGGCGTTAG
- a CDS encoding TetR/AcrR family transcriptional regulator, whose product MTEVAMSALTGEGSSDRTKRADALRNIEAIIDAATRLLAVNPDASINQIAKAADVGRVTLYGHFESRATLIRAVTDRAIAQTNEALAQLDLDGDPREVLGRLLEATWHLTHRFGAVVVAGARELPPEQLRRAHDEPAARVRGLLERGRAVGEFRSDVPIDWQLTVIQSILHGASAAVHRGDLDEVDAPSLVRDTTLAALAARAPARGDASGPSTPGV is encoded by the coding sequence GTGACCGAAGTCGCAATGAGTGCACTCACGGGGGAGGGGTCTTCCGACCGGACCAAGCGCGCCGACGCCCTCCGCAACATCGAGGCGATCATCGACGCCGCCACTCGGCTGCTGGCGGTCAACCCCGACGCGAGCATCAACCAGATCGCCAAAGCCGCTGACGTCGGCAGGGTGACCCTCTACGGCCACTTCGAGTCCCGGGCGACGCTCATCCGGGCGGTCACCGACCGGGCCATCGCCCAGACGAACGAGGCGCTGGCGCAACTCGACCTCGACGGCGATCCGCGCGAGGTGCTCGGCCGCCTGCTGGAGGCCACCTGGCACCTGACCCACCGGTTCGGCGCCGTCGTCGTCGCCGGGGCTCGAGAACTGCCCCCCGAGCAGCTCCGCCGCGCCCACGATGAGCCCGCCGCGCGCGTCCGCGGCCTGCTCGAGCGCGGCCGCGCGGTGGGCGAGTTCCGTAGCGATGTTCCGATCGACTGGCAGCTCACCGTGATCCAGTCGATTCTGCACGGCGCATCGGCGGCGGTGCATCGGGGCGATCTCGACGAGGTCGACGCGCCGTCCTTGGTGCGCGACACCACGCTTGCTGCGTTGGCCGCCCGCGCGCCCGCCAGGGGGGATGCATCCGGTCCATCGACGCCCGGAGTGTGA
- a CDS encoding Lrp/AsnC family transcriptional regulator — MMTEHAHRGEPLDAVDRRIVAELSRDGRLSVRTLADLVHISRTAAHNRLQHLQQRGVITGYGAQIDRRSIGLVVSALVVVRVADVPWEQIARQLAALPFVEKVQAVSGDMDLILTVSAPDHEQLSQAILRDIHDLPGVVSTRSHLILDEVTGSPPAQSLGIWKA, encoded by the coding sequence ATGATGACCGAACACGCGCACCGGGGGGAGCCGCTCGACGCTGTCGATCGGCGCATCGTCGCGGAACTGAGCCGCGACGGGCGGTTGTCGGTGCGCACGCTCGCCGACCTCGTGCACATCTCACGCACGGCGGCCCACAACCGACTGCAGCATCTGCAGCAACGAGGGGTGATCACCGGATACGGCGCGCAGATCGACCGCCGCTCGATCGGGCTCGTGGTCTCGGCCCTGGTCGTGGTGCGGGTCGCCGACGTGCCCTGGGAGCAGATCGCCCGTCAGCTCGCCGCGCTGCCCTTCGTCGAGAAGGTGCAGGCGGTGTCGGGCGACATGGACCTGATCCTGACCGTGAGCGCACCCGATCACGAGCAGCTGAGCCAGGCCATTCTGCGCGACATCCACGACCTGCCCGGGGTGGTGTCGACGAGGTCGCACCTCATCCTCGACGAGGTGACCGGCTCGCCCCCGGCGCAGTCGCTCGGGATCTGGAAAGCCTAG
- a CDS encoding winged helix DNA-binding domain-containing protein has translation MTTDATSIAAGAQLRAARLAAHGLGSGSGGVGEGGFATPAEAVDRLVCLQAQDLAAAKWVLGARVPGSTEATIDAAVDEGSLLRSWPMRGTLHFVDPAMLRPILRVTSARLLQRSAKTMRDEGIDEAVAAAARDVAIRELQGGRSASRDELQAAWSAAGIGTEGQRGYHLIWRLANEGVLCGGPIDTRARQRFVLLDEWSPRRPGEPDDPDEILAIMFAGYARGHGPVSVRDFAWWGGLTLTQARAGLAAAGDTVTPYDDERYVAADAIPAQRRAVGRHVLAPFDEYFLGYGDRTAFCSADDAARVVPGKNGLFLPILVADGEVVGTWRRSRERRGETGVEVRFFRPGVELQAFRPAFERWAEFWDTGLGELTVAGD, from the coding sequence ATGACGACGGATGCCACGAGCATTGCCGCGGGTGCACAGCTGCGCGCCGCCCGACTCGCCGCTCACGGGCTCGGCTCAGGCAGCGGTGGCGTGGGCGAGGGCGGGTTCGCCACGCCCGCCGAGGCGGTGGACCGACTCGTCTGTCTGCAGGCGCAGGATCTCGCTGCGGCTAAATGGGTGCTCGGCGCGCGCGTCCCCGGCTCGACCGAGGCCACGATCGATGCCGCGGTCGACGAGGGGTCGCTGCTGCGATCCTGGCCGATGCGGGGAACCCTGCACTTCGTCGACCCTGCCATGCTGCGTCCCATCCTGCGCGTGACCTCGGCGCGCCTGCTGCAGCGCTCGGCGAAGACCATGCGCGACGAGGGCATCGACGAGGCCGTGGCCGCCGCGGCCCGTGACGTCGCGATCCGCGAGCTGCAGGGCGGCCGCTCGGCGAGTCGCGACGAACTCCAGGCGGCGTGGTCGGCGGCGGGCATCGGCACCGAGGGCCAGCGGGGCTATCACCTCATCTGGCGGCTCGCGAACGAGGGGGTGCTGTGCGGAGGACCGATCGACACGAGGGCCAGACAGCGGTTCGTGCTGCTCGACGAGTGGTCGCCGCGCCGGCCCGGCGAACCCGACGATCCCGACGAGATCCTCGCGATCATGTTCGCCGGCTACGCGCGGGGGCACGGCCCGGTCTCGGTGCGCGACTTCGCGTGGTGGGGCGGCCTCACCCTCACCCAGGCCCGCGCCGGGCTCGCGGCCGCGGGCGACACGGTGACACCGTACGACGACGAGCGCTACGTGGCGGCCGACGCGATCCCCGCGCAACGTCGCGCGGTCGGCCGGCACGTGCTCGCGCCGTTCGACGAGTACTTCCTCGGCTACGGCGATCGCACCGCGTTCTGCTCGGCCGACGATGCCGCACGGGTCGTGCCCGGCAAGAACGGCCTCTTCCTGCCGATCCTGGTGGCCGACGGCGAGGTCGTCGGCACATGGCGCCGGTCGCGCGAGCGGCGCGGCGAGACCGGCGTCGAGGTGCGCTTCTTCCGGCCGGGCGTCGAGCTTCAGGCATTCCGGCCCGCGTTCGAGCGCTGGGCGGAGTTCTGGGATACGGGGCTCGGCGAGCTGACGGTCGCGGGCGACTGA
- a CDS encoding glycoside hydrolase family 3 N-terminal domain-containing protein: MPRNRARVVAAIIAAVATGLVTGCASAGEPTPTSTPTPSTPSAQPSPTTSVDPLTAWVDARLDAMTLEQKAASLIMGHVPGVDPAPMRAFVEQGAAGLLLMGDNMPATPDELAALTAAVQVDPEARTLIGIDEEGGIVTRLPWDDLPGAEELRALPPQATQDAFAQRAALLEASGVDVNFGIVADVTDDPDSFIFERVLGTDPRSAADRVAAAVTGEHGTVASTLKHFPGHGAAPGDSHSSVPTAPLSLDEWRAGAAIPFATGIDAGAELVMTGHLVYPAVAPEPASLSPRWHEILRDELGFEGVVVTDDLLMLQHNGLPEYADPNENAVRAVASGADLLLYALPADPSEFGISVPGLASAIAEAVRSGRVPETRLDEAAAHVLALRRSALD; the protein is encoded by the coding sequence GTGCCACGAAACCGCGCCCGCGTCGTCGCCGCGATCATCGCGGCGGTGGCCACCGGCCTCGTCACCGGCTGCGCGTCGGCCGGCGAACCGACTCCGACCTCGACGCCGACGCCGAGCACCCCATCGGCGCAGCCGAGCCCCACCACGAGCGTCGACCCGCTGACCGCGTGGGTCGACGCGAGGCTCGACGCGATGACGCTCGAGCAGAAGGCGGCGAGCCTCATCATGGGTCACGTTCCGGGCGTCGACCCGGCCCCCATGCGCGCGTTCGTCGAGCAGGGCGCCGCTGGGCTCCTGCTCATGGGCGACAACATGCCCGCCACGCCCGACGAGCTCGCCGCCCTCACCGCCGCGGTGCAGGTCGATCCCGAGGCCCGCACGCTCATCGGCATCGACGAGGAGGGCGGCATCGTCACCCGACTGCCGTGGGATGACCTGCCCGGCGCCGAGGAGCTGCGTGCCCTGCCGCCCCAGGCGACGCAGGACGCATTCGCGCAGCGCGCGGCGCTGCTCGAGGCATCCGGCGTCGACGTGAACTTCGGCATCGTGGCCGACGTGACCGACGATCCCGACTCGTTCATCTTCGAGCGCGTGCTCGGCACCGACCCGCGGTCGGCGGCCGACCGGGTCGCGGCGGCGGTGACGGGCGAGCACGGCACCGTCGCGAGCACGCTCAAGCACTTCCCGGGACACGGCGCCGCACCCGGCGACTCCCACTCGAGCGTGCCGACGGCGCCGCTGTCGCTCGACGAGTGGCGGGCGGGCGCGGCGATCCCGTTCGCGACGGGCATCGATGCGGGCGCGGAGCTCGTCATGACCGGTCATCTCGTGTATCCGGCCGTCGCCCCCGAGCCGGCGTCGCTCTCGCCGCGGTGGCATGAGATCCTGCGCGACGAGCTCGGGTTCGAGGGTGTCGTCGTCACCGACGACCTGCTCATGCTGCAGCACAACGGGCTGCCCGAGTACGCCGATCCGAACGAGAACGCAGTGCGCGCGGTCGCCTCGGGCGCCGACCTGCTGCTCTACGCTCTGCCCGCGGACCCGTCGGAGTTCGGCATCTCGGTGCCCGGCCTCGCGAGCGCGATCGCCGAGGCGGTGCGGTCGGGCCGGGTTCCCGAGACACGGCTCGACGAGGCCGCTGCGCACGTGCTGGCACTGCGGCGATCGGCGCTCGACTGA
- a CDS encoding ABC-F family ATP-binding cassette domain-containing protein, with product MLAVHDLEIRVGARLLMEHVSFRVSAGDKIGLVGRNGAGKTTLTKTLAGETLPTAGRIDRSGEIGYLPQDPRSGDPEMLARTRILDARGLGSLVIGMREASELMGSDDPAVAAKAMKKYGNLTDRFTALGGYAAEAEAASIASNLNLPERILDQPLKTLSGGQRRRIELARILFSDADTMILDEPTNHLDADSVVWLREFLKNSKCGVIVISHDVELVGEVVNRVFYLDANRSVIDQYNMGWKHYLRQRAADEERRRKERANAEKKASALQQQAARFGAKASKAAAAHQMVARAEKLLSGLEEVRAVDRVAKLRFPTPAPCGRTPLSASDLSKSYGSLEIFTAVDLAIDRGSKVVVIGLNGAGKTTLLRILAGVDAPDTGLVEPGHGLRIGYFAQEHETLDVKRTVLQNMVSASPNLTETEARKVLGSFLFTGDDVHKPAGVLSGGEKTRLALAMIVVSGANVLLLDEPTNNLDPASRDEILDALSHFEGAVVLVSHDPGAVEALNPERVLILPDGVEDHWSAEYQELIELA from the coding sequence GTGCTCGCCGTCCACGACCTCGAGATCCGCGTCGGCGCGCGCCTGCTCATGGAGCACGTGTCCTTCCGGGTCTCCGCGGGCGACAAGATCGGCCTCGTCGGGCGCAACGGCGCCGGCAAGACCACGCTCACCAAGACCCTCGCCGGCGAGACCCTGCCGACGGCCGGCCGTATCGACCGCTCGGGTGAGATCGGCTACCTGCCGCAGGACCCTCGCAGCGGCGACCCCGAGATGCTCGCCCGCACCCGGATCCTCGATGCGCGCGGCCTGGGCTCGCTCGTGATCGGCATGCGTGAGGCATCCGAACTGATGGGCAGCGACGACCCGGCCGTCGCAGCCAAAGCGATGAAGAAGTACGGCAACCTCACTGACCGCTTCACCGCGCTCGGCGGGTACGCCGCCGAGGCAGAGGCCGCCTCGATCGCCTCGAACCTGAACCTGCCCGAGCGCATCCTCGACCAGCCGCTGAAGACCCTCTCGGGCGGTCAGCGACGCCGCATCGAGCTCGCCCGCATCCTGTTCAGCGATGCCGACACGATGATCCTCGACGAGCCGACGAACCACCTCGACGCCGACTCGGTGGTGTGGCTGCGCGAGTTCCTGAAGAACTCCAAGTGCGGCGTCATCGTCATCTCGCACGACGTCGAACTGGTCGGCGAGGTCGTGAACCGGGTGTTCTACCTCGACGCCAACCGGTCGGTGATCGACCAGTACAACATGGGCTGGAAGCACTACCTGCGCCAGCGCGCCGCCGACGAGGAGCGCCGTCGCAAAGAGCGCGCCAACGCCGAGAAGAAGGCGTCGGCGCTGCAGCAGCAGGCCGCCCGATTCGGGGCGAAGGCCTCGAAGGCCGCCGCCGCCCACCAGATGGTCGCGCGCGCCGAGAAACTGCTCTCGGGCCTCGAGGAGGTGCGCGCCGTCGACCGGGTCGCGAAGCTGCGGTTCCCGACGCCCGCCCCGTGCGGCCGCACCCCGCTGTCCGCGAGCGACCTCTCGAAGTCGTACGGCTCGCTCGAGATCTTCACCGCCGTCGACCTCGCGATCGACCGCGGCTCGAAGGTCGTCGTCATCGGCCTGAACGGCGCGGGCAAGACGACGCTGCTGCGCATCCTGGCCGGCGTCGACGCGCCCGACACCGGCCTCGTCGAGCCCGGCCACGGCCTGCGCATCGGGTACTTCGCGCAGGAGCACGAGACGCTCGACGTGAAGCGCACGGTGCTGCAGAACATGGTGTCCGCCTCGCCGAACCTCACCGAGACCGAGGCGCGCAAGGTGCTCGGCTCGTTCCTGTTCACGGGCGACGATGTGCACAAGCCCGCGGGCGTGCTCTCGGGCGGTGAGAAGACCCGGCTCGCGCTCGCGATGATCGTCGTCTCAGGGGCCAATGTGCTGCTGCTCGACGAGCCCACGAACAACCTCGACCCCGCCAGCCGCGACGAGATCCTCGATGCGCTCTCGCACTTCGAGGGCGCGGTCGTGCTCGTCTCGCACGACCCGGGTGCGGTCGAGGCACTGAACCCCGAGCGGGTACTGATCCTGCCCGACGGCGTGGAGGACCACTGGTCGGCCGAGTACCAGGAGCTCATCGAGCTGGCCTGA
- a CDS encoding oxygenase MpaB family protein, with protein sequence MPVRTDEARAGDPGDAPAGSALPSDADRAVFRRHAGDATLLVGGAAAILLQLADPRVARGVARHSGFRESPMRRLRATLEYAYAIGFGDDRAVAAVVREVNARHAPVRGRPDASEPGYSAFDADAQRWVASTLAAVALRVHERVSGPMPEPVADAIVRGYAPLAARLQAGGAGWPATRAEFDGWWEERVAGLEVGDDARRLARDLLVHARLPAPLRLTQAPVRILTAALLPPAIRDAYGFRWTRRIARVADGWFRAIAIARVLIPDPVRRIPLRISLRRVAARTG encoded by the coding sequence GTGCCAGTCCGCACCGATGAGGCCCGCGCGGGCGATCCCGGGGATGCCCCCGCGGGTTCGGCGCTGCCGTCGGACGCCGACCGGGCGGTCTTCCGTCGGCACGCCGGCGACGCCACGCTGCTGGTCGGCGGGGCGGCAGCGATCCTGCTGCAGCTCGCCGACCCGCGCGTCGCGCGCGGGGTCGCCCGCCACAGCGGGTTCCGCGAGTCGCCGATGCGTCGGCTTCGGGCGACGCTCGAGTACGCCTATGCGATCGGCTTCGGCGACGACCGTGCGGTCGCCGCCGTCGTGCGCGAGGTCAACGCCCGACATGCCCCTGTCCGCGGGCGGCCGGATGCCTCGGAGCCCGGGTACAGCGCCTTCGACGCCGATGCGCAGCGCTGGGTCGCCTCGACGCTCGCCGCGGTGGCGCTGCGCGTGCACGAGCGGGTCTCCGGGCCTATGCCCGAACCGGTCGCGGACGCGATCGTGCGCGGATACGCACCGCTCGCCGCACGGCTTCAGGCCGGTGGTGCCGGCTGGCCCGCGACGCGAGCCGAGTTCGACGGCTGGTGGGAGGAGCGGGTGGCCGGACTCGAGGTCGGCGACGACGCCCGCCGGCTCGCCCGCGATCTACTCGTGCACGCCCGGCTGCCGGCGCCGCTCCGCCTGACGCAGGCTCCCGTTCGGATCCTCACGGCGGCCCTGCTTCCGCCGGCGATCCGCGACGCCTACGGCTTCCGATGGACGCGACGGATCGCCCGGGTCGCCGACGGATGGTTCCGGGCGATCGCGATCGCCCGTGTACTCATCCCCGACCCGGTGCGCCGCATTCCGCTGCGGATCTCGCTCCGGCGCGTGGCCGCGCGCACCGGATAG